A genomic stretch from Primulina huaijiensis isolate GDHJ02 chromosome 14, ASM1229523v2, whole genome shotgun sequence includes:
- the LOC140958102 gene encoding 13S globulin seed storage protein-like, with amino-acid sequence MEIDLTPKLAKTLYGGDGGEYLAWCPNDLPMLRQGNIGAGKLALHEYGFAMPRYSDSAKVAYVLQGCGLAGIVLPEQEEKVLAIKKGDALAFPFGVVTWWYNKDDTDLVILFLGDTSKAHKSGAFTEFFLTGSNGIFTSFSTEFTGRAWDFEESTVKTLTGQQSGHGIVKLDPNFKMPEPKKEHYSGMALNCEEAPLDVDIKNGGKVVVLNTKNLPLVGEVGLGADLVRLNGNAMCSPGFSCDSALQVTYVVRGSGRVQVVGVDGKRVLDTTLKAGNLFIVPRFFVVSKIADPDGMDWFSIITTPNPIFTHLAGRTSVWKALSPQVLQAAFNVSPDVEQKFSSKRMSEEIFFPPN; translated from the exons ATGGAGATCGATTTGACACCAAAGTTGGCGAAAACTTTGTACGGTGGAGACGGCGGGGAGTACCTTGCTTGGTGCCCAAACGATCTGCCGATGCTTCGTCAAGGAAACATCGGCGCCGGAAAGCTTGCTCTTCACGAATACGGCTTTGCTATGCCACGGTACTCCGATTCCGCCAAAGTTGCCTATGTTCTTCAAG GTTGTGGACTGGCTGGGATTGTCCTCCCTGAACAGGAAGAAAAGGTTCTTGCGATCAAGAAGGGTGATGCCCTCGCCTTTCCATTTGGAGTTGTCACCTGGTGGTACAACAAAGACGACACAGACCTAGTTATCCTCTTCCTCGGTGACACCTCTAAAGCTCATAAATCCGGCGCGTTCACCGAATTTTTCTTGACTGGCTCCAATGGCATCTTCACCAGTTTCTCAACTGAGTTTACCGGCCGAGCATGGGACTTTGAAGAAAGCACTGTGAAGACCCTTACTGGGCAGCAGTCTGGCCATGGGATTGTGAAGCTCGATCCCAACTTCAAGATGCCAGAGCCGAAGAAGGAACATTACAGTGGCATGGCATTAAACTGTGAAGAAGCTCCACTAGATGTGGATATAAAAAATGGTGGAAAGGTTGTGGTTCTGAACACCAAGAATTTGCCTTTGGTTGGAGAGGTTGGACTGGGGGCTGATCTTGTTAGGCTTAATGGGAATGCCATGTGTTCTCCAGGATTTTCATGCGACTCAGCTCTGCAAGTCACGTACGTTGTTCGTGGTAGTGGGCGTGTTCAAGTTGTTGGTGTTGATGGGAAGCGTGTGCTGGATACAACTCTAAAGGCTGGTAATCTCTTCATCGTCCCAAGGTTTTTTGTAGTCTCAAAGATTGCTGATCCTGATGGTATGGACTGGTTCTCCATCATCACAACACCCAA TCCTATATTTACTCATTTAGCTGGAAGGACATCTGTATGGAAAGCATTGTCTCCGCAAGTTCTGCAAGCAGCTTTCAATGTCAGCCCGGATGTGGAGCAGAAATTCAGCTCTAAGAGGATGTCCGAAGAAATCTTCTTCCCACCAAATTGA
- the LOC140957824 gene encoding transcription factor MYB16-like, which translates to MKMKLKKGPWTREEDQKLLAYIAQHGHGSWRTLPAKAGLQRCGKSCRLRWTNYLRPDIKRGKLSSQEEKTIIRLHALLGNRWSAIATHLPKRTDNEIKNYWNTRLKKRLSRMGIDPMTHKPKNNPGGSTQSRDAANLNHLAQWETARLEAEARLVREAKFMSNLKILRKTNVPPPLAPPPPLMVDVPYHDVLKIWQSAESWAATKPHKHATTSSASSSFFYSAAGRLESPTSTLNYPVYGLTPNVGFDSSPLMEALVSNANGAAWDVGSERNYYAQPKCETENSAQPHHEYNNNGNPLAYDLNTTGSIDLVSDDYNSDVWSVMDSGFKNLEGDNNYWDYLLNLATSPMESPMF; encoded by the exons atgaagatgaagttGAAGAAAGGGCCATGGACTCGGGAGGAAGACCAGAAGCTGCTGGCTTACATTGCACAACATGGCCATGGCAGCTGGCGTACCCTTCCTGCTAAAGCTG GGCTTCAGAGATGTGGAAAGAGTTGCAGATTAAGGTGGACAAACTATCTAAGACCAGATATTAAGAGGGGAAAATTGAGCTCCCAAGAGGAAAAGACTATTATTCGACTCCACGCTCTCTTAGGAAATAG GTGGTCAGCCATTGCAACTCATTTACCGAAAAGAACTGATAACGAGATCAAGAATTACTGGAACACTCGACTCAAGAAACGGTTGAGCAGGATGGGGATCGACCCGATGACTCACAAGCCCAAAAACAATCCAGGCGGCTCGACTCAATCAAGGGATGCTGCCAATCTGAATCACCTGGCTCAATGGGAAACGGCCAGGCTTGAAGCGGAAGCCAGGCTTGTACGCGAGGCCAAATTCATGTCTAACCTTAAGATCCTACGTAAAACTAACGTACCTCCTCCACTTGCACCGCCGCCGCCTCTGATGGTTGATGTTCCCTATCATGACGTCCTCAAAATCTGGCAATCAGCCGAATCATGGGCTGCAACTAAACCACATAAGCACGCCACTACTTCCTCGGCTTCCAGCAGCTTTTTCTACTCAGCGGCTGGAAGGCTAGAGTCGCCGACGTCTACCCTGAACTATCCTGTCTACGGCTTGACCCCTAACGTTGGGTTTGATAGCAGCCCTTTAATGGAAGCATTGGTGTCCAACGCAAACGGAGCTGCATGGGATGTTGGATCCGAACGAAACTACTACGCACAGCCGAAGTGCGAGACAGAGAATTCAGCTCAACCCCATCATGAATATAACAATAATGGAAACCCTTTGGCTTATGATTTGAATACAACGGGATCAATAGACCTTGTTTCTGATGACTATAACTCAGATGTATGGAGCGTCATGGACAGTGGATTCAAAAATCTTGAGGGCGACAACAATTATTgggattatttattaaatttggcGACTTCTCCCATGGAATCTCCGATGTTCTAG
- the LOC140957482 gene encoding transmembrane emp24 domain-containing protein p24delta7-like, whose amino-acid sequence MGTRIQRQSLFLILVAGFLLLVRVESIRFDLESSHTKCISEDIKTNAMTVGKYHIVNLNEGQPLPDSHKVTVRVRSAYGNNYHYSDHVSEGMFSFHAPEEGDYRACFFASDHKPSTTMTVDFEWKSGVIAKDWTNVAKKGSIELMEIELKKMFDTVQSIHDEMFYLREREGEMQLLNRSTNSKMGWLSFLSLVVCLSVAGLQLWHLKSFFEKKKLI is encoded by the exons ATGGGTACCCGAATTCAAAGGCAGAGTCTTTTCTTGATTTTAGTGGCTGGTTTCTTGTTATTGGTTCGGGTCGAGTCGATTCGGTTCGATCTGGAATCGAGTCACACCAAGTGTATATCAGAAGACATAAAGACCAACGCGATGACTGTCGGAAAGTATCATATTGTTAACCTTAATGAGGGTCAGCCTTTGCCCGATTCTCACAAAGTCACTGTCCGG GTTAGATCTGCATATGGAAACAATTATCACTATTCAGACCATGTCAGCGAGGGAATGTTTTCATTTCATGCACCCGAAGAGGGTGACTATAGGGCTTGCTTTTTCGCTTCTGATCACAAACCTTCTACTACTATgaccgttgattttgaatggaAGTCTGGTGTTATTGCCAAGGATTGGACAAATGTTGCCAAGAAAGGTTCTATTGAA TTGATGGAAATAGAATTGAAGAAAATGTTTGATACGGTCCAGTCAATACACGACGAGATGTTCTATCTACGTGAGAG GGAAGGAGAGATGCAGTTGCTGAATAGATCAACCAACTCGAAGATGGGCTGGTTGAGCTTTCTATCCCTTGTTGTTTGCCTCTCTGTGGCAGGGCTACAGCTATGGCATTTGAAGTCCTTCTTTGAAAAGAAGAAGcttatttaa
- the LOC140956932 gene encoding ARF guanine-nucleotide exchange factor GNOM-like, with the protein MGRLRLQSSIKAIEEEPEDCETTSSSMAVLACTINSEIGSVLAVMRRNVRWGGRYVSGDDQLEHSLIQSLKTLRKQIFSWQHQWQSVNPSLYLQPFLDVIRSDETGAPITGVALSAVYKILALDVLGINTINVEDAMHLVVDAVTSCRFEVTDPSSEEVVLMKILQILLACMKSKASVMLSNQHVCTIVNACFRIVHQAGSKGELLQRISRHTMHELVRCIFSHLPDVDTTEQSLVRGGSSLKTETAGIDSDHSIVRKSENDTGNSDYDGQLAPGVINPTSSGLINSLTDENTMRSDNEKDVVPFDLHLMTEPYGLPCVVEIFHFLCSLLNVVEHVGMDSRANNITFDEDVPLFALGLINSAIELGGPAIHRHPRLLNLLQDELFRNLMQFGLSVSPLILSMVCSIVLNMYQHLRSELKLQLEAFFSCVILRLAQSRFGASYQQQEVAMEALVDFCRQKTFMVEMYANLDCDITCSNVFEDLANLLSRSAFPVNCPLSSMHILALDGLIAVIQGMAERVGNGSLSSEPTPVYLEEYTPFWMVKCENFGDPDHWVPFARKKKYIKRRLMIGADHFNRDPKKGLEFLQGTHLLPEKLDPQSVACFFRYTAGLDKNLVGDFLGNHDEFCVQVLHEFAGTFDFKDMNLDTALRLFLETFRLPGESQKIQRVLEAFSERYYEQSPQILANKDAALLLSYSIIMLNTDQHNIQVKKKMSEEDFIRNNRHINGGNDLPREFLSELYYAICKNEIRTTPEQGTGFAEMTPSRWIDLMHKSNKTSPYIMADSRAYLDHDMFAIMSGPTIAAISVVFDHAEHEDVYQTCIDGFLAVAKISACHHLEDILDDLVVSLCKFTTLLNPLSVEEPVLAFGDDAKARMATVTVFTIANRYGDFIRTGWRNILDCILRLHKLGLLPARVASDAADESEMSSDPVHGKPLTSSLSAAHIQSIGTPRRSSGLMGRFSQLLSLDTEEPRSQPTEQQLAAHQRTLQTIQKCHIDSIFTESKFLHADSLLQLARALIWAAGRPQKGNSSPEDEDTAVFCLELLIAITLNNRDRIGLLWQGVYDHIANIVQSTVVACALVEKAVFGLLRICQRLLPYKENLADELLRSLQLVLKLDARVADQYCEQITLEVSRLVKANATHIRSPMGWRTITSLLSITARHPDASESGFEALSFIMSDGSHLSPANFVLCADAARQFAESRVGQTDRSVHAVELMVGSVSCLVRWAKDAREAMADVEAGKLCQDIGEMWLRLVQGLRKVCLDQREEVRNHALLSLQTCLTGVDDIFLPPNLWPQCFEMVIFTTLDDLAEIAQGNPQTQKEYRNIEGTLVLALKLLAAVFLHQLQELSQLPSFCKLWRNVIGRMERYMKLKVRRSEKHQELVPDLLRNILFAMKAKGVHVPTSTLGGDNVWEQTWLHVNKIFPSLQSEVFPNQDSYLGDCGVSSVSSE; encoded by the exons ATGGGACGTTTAAGGCTACAGTCTAGCATCAAGGCAATTGAAGAGGAACCTGAGGACTGTGAGACAACCTCTTCCAGTATGGCTGTTTTGGCTTGTACAATTAACTCAGAGATAGGTTCTGTTTTGGCAGTAATGAGGAGGAATGTGAGATGGGGAGGTCGTTATGTTTCTGGCGATGATCAATTGGAGCATTCCCTCATTCAATCTCTTAAAACATTGCGAAAGCAAATATTTTCGTGGCAGCATCAGTGGCAGTCCGTCAATCCTTCCTTGTATCTCCAACCATTTCTTGATGTAATTCGGTCTGATGAAACAGGTGCACCAATTACCGGCGTGGCCTTGTCGGCTGTTTACAAGATTTTGGCACTGGATGTGCTGGGTATAAACACTATCAATGTTGAGGATGCTATGCATTTGGTAGTTGATGCTGTTACAAGCTGCAGATTTGAGGTCACTGACCCTTCATCTGAAGAAGTCGTACTAATGAAGATACTTCAGATCTTATTGGCTTGCATGAAAAGTAAAGCATCAGTTATGCTAAGCAATCAACATGTTTGTACTATTGTGAATGCTTGCTTCCGAATAGTTCATCAAGCAGGAAGCAAAGGTGAATTGTTACAGCGGATTTCTCGCCACACAATGCATGAACTTGTCAGATGCATTTTTTCGCACCTTCCAGATGTTGACACGACAGAACAATCACTTGTTAGAGGAGGCAGTTCTTTGAAAACTGAG ACTGCTGGAATTGATTCTGATCATAGCATTGTTAGGAAATCTGAAAATGACACTGGAAATTCTGACTATGATGGCCAACTTGCTCCTGGGGTTATTAATCCTACTTCCTCTGGCCTCATCAACAGCCTGACAGACGAAAATACGATGAGAAGTGATAACGAGAAGGATGTTGTTCCATTTGACTTGCATTTAATGACTGAGCCGTATGGCCTACCCTGCGTGGTTGAGATATTTCACTTCCTGTGTTCATTGTTAAATGTTGTTGAACATGTCGGAATGGATTCTAGAGCCAATAATATAACATTTGATGAAGATGTGCCTCTTTTTGCTTTGGGTTTGATTAATTCAGCGATAGAATTGGGTGGCCCAGCTATTCACCGTCATCCTAGACTATTGAACTTGTTACAGGATGAACTATTTCGTAATCTGATGCAATTTGGACTATCAGTGAGCCCGTTGATTCTTTCTATGGTCTGTAGTATTGTTCTCAACATGTATCAGCATTTGCGTTCTGAACTGAAGCTTCAGCTTGAGGCTTTCTTTTCCTGTGTGATTTTGAGACTTGCACAAAGCCGGTTTGGAGCTTCATACCAGCAGCAGGAGGTTGCCATGGAGGCTTTAGTTGATTTTTGTAGGCAGAAAACATTCATGGTTGAGATGTATGCGAATTTAGATTGTGATATAACCTGTAGCAATGTCTTTGAAGACCTTGCTAATCTATTGTCAAGGAGTGCTTTTCCAGTGAATTGTCCATTGTCCTCGATGCACATTCTTGCCTTGGATGGCCTGATTGCTGTGATTCAGGGAATGGCTGAGAGAGTAGGCAATGGATCTCTTAGTTCTGAACCCACTCCTGTATATCTTGAGGAGTATACCCCATTTTGGATGGTGAAATGTGAGAACTTTGGTGATCCTGATCATTGGGTTCCTTTTGCTCGCAAAAAGAAGTATATCAAAAGAAGGTTGATGATTGGGGCCGATCACTTCAATCGTGATCCTAAAAAAGGATTAGAATTTCTTCAAGGAACACACCTGTTGCCCGAGAAACTTGACCCACAGAGTGTGGCTTGTTTTTTCCGCTATACCGCTGGACTGGATAAAAATCTTGTTGGGGATTTTCTTGGAAATCATGATGAATTTTGTGTTCAGGTTCTACATGAATTTGCTGGAACATTTGATTTCAAAGACATGAATCTCGATACTGCATTACGCTTGTTTCTGGAGACTTTCCGATTGCCTGGAGAATCTCAGAAGATACAAAGAGTGCTTGAGGCATTCTCAGAGAGATATTATGAGCAATCACCACAGATCCTAGCTAATAAAGATGCTGCTCTACTTTTATCTTATTCCATTATTATGCTGAACACGGACCAGCATAATATACAGGTGAAGAAGAAAATGAGCGAAGAGGATTTCATCAGGAACAACAGGCACATTAATGGAGGTAATGATCTCCCTCGGGAGTTCCTTTCAGAGCTGTATTATGCGATCTGCAAGAATGAGATTCGCACAACACCTGAACAAGGAACTGGTTTTGCTGAAATGACTCCAAGCCGCTGGATTGATTTGATGCATAAATCTAATAAAACTTCTCCATATATTATGGCTGATTCCAGGGCCTACCTTGACCATGACATGTTTGCAATCATGTCAGGTCCAACAATTGCTGCTATCTCTGTTGTTTTCGATCACGCGGAACATGAGGATGTTTATCAGACATGTATTGATGGTTTCTTGGCTGTTGCCAAGATATCTGCATGTCATCACCTTGAAGATATTTTAGATGATCTGGTAGTGTCTCTTTGTAAGTTTACAACACTACTGAATCCCTTATCTGTTGAGGAGCCAGTTCTAGCCTTTGGTGATGATGCAAAAGCTAGAATGGCGACTGTCACTGTTTTCACCATTGCAAATAGGTATGGAGATTTTATACGTACTGGCTGGAGAAATATTTTGGATTGCATCTTAAGATTACATAAGCTTGGCCTTCTTCCTGCTCGAGTGGCCAGTGATGCAGCTGATGAATCGGAGATGTCATCTGATCCTGTGCATGGAAAGCCTCTCACAAGTTCCCTGTCTGCTGCTCATATTCAATCCATTGGCACTCCTAGGCGATCTTCTGGCCTGATGGGCCGATTCAGTCAGCTCTTGTCACTTGATACTGAAGAGCCAAGATCTCAGCCAACTGAACAACAACTTGCCGCTCATCAACGCACGCTTCAAACGATTCAGAAGTGCCACATTGACAGCATCTTCACAGAAAGCAAGTTTTTGCATGCTGATTCTTTGTTGCAACTTGCGAGAGCTCTCATATGGGCTGCTGGGCGACCCCAGAAGGGTAATAGCTCACCCGAGGATGAGGACACTGCAGTTTTCTGCTTGGAATTATTGATTGCAATTACGTTGAACAACAGGGACAGAATCGGACTTCTTTGGCAGGGTGTATATGATCATATTGCTAATATTGTTCAATCGACAGTAGTGGCTTGCGCCTTAGTCGAGAAGGCAGTTTTCGGGCTTCTTCGCATTTGCCAGCGCCTGCTTCCATACAAGGAGAACCTGGCTGATGAACTTTTGAGATCACTACAACTGGTTCTCAAGCTTGATGCACGAGTTGCTGACCAATATTGTGAGCAAATAACTCTGGAAGTCAGTCGCCTGGTGAAAGCAAATGCTACTCATATTCGATCTCCAATGGGATGGAGAACCATTACTTCTTTACTATCTATCACAGCTAGACACCCAGATGCTTCTGAATCAGGATTCGAAGCCCTATCTTTTATAATGTCTGATGGATCCCACTTGTCACCCGCTAATTTCGTGCTTTGTGCTGACGCAGCCAGACAATTTGCAGAATCTCGTGTTGGACAGACTGATAGATCTGTACATGCTGTGGAACTTATGGTAGGCTCAGTTTCTTGTTTGGTACGATGGGCCAAAGATGCAAGGGAAGCTATGGCAGATGTGGAAGCTGGCAAATTATGTCAGGATATTGGTGAGATGTGGCTTAGGCTTGTTCAAGGATTACGAAAGGTTTGTTTAGACCAGAGAGAAGAAGTTAGAAACCATGCTCTTCTATCATTACAAACGTGCTTAACTGGTGTAGATGACATTTTCCTTCCGCCCAACTTATGGCCTCAATGCTTTGAAATGGTTATATTCACGACGCTTGACGACTTGGCTGAAATTGCACAAGGAAACCCTCAAACTCAAAAGGAGTACCGTAACATAGAAGGGACCCTTGTTCTTGCCTTGAAGCTCCTTGCTGCAGTGTTCCTTCATCAACTCCAAGAACTATCTCAATTGCCCAGCTTCTGCAAGTTGTGGCGCAATGTAATTGGTAGAATGGAAAGGTATATGAAGCTAAAAGTTAGAAGAAGTGAAAAGCATCAAGAATTAGTGCCTGACCTTCTCAGAAACATCCTGTTTGCCATGAAGGCCAAGGGCGTGCACGTACCTACCAGTACTCTAGGAGGAGATAACGTATGGGAGCAAACATGGTTACACGTGAACAAGATTTTTCCGTCTCTACAATCCGAAGTGTTCCCAAATCAAGATTCATATCTAGGTGACTGTGGTGTAAGTTCAGTCTCCAGTGAATAG
- the LOC140957125 gene encoding uncharacterized protein, with protein MVISWILNSVSKEILASIIFAESALEIWQDLKDRFQQSNGPRIFQLRRELINHRQGQTSVSVYFTKLKTIWEELNNFRPQCVCGNCCEGIKKLELHHQMDYVLAFFMGLNESFSQVRSQILLIDPLPPINKVFSMIVQEERQRQIGSQVTPTYSTDGMTFAIKGEPTKFSNGEPTKFSAESMGSVAKGKPRPNFRSYPKERPFCTACNMHGHTLDTCYKIHGYPPGFKSKPRHQFPTQTHQIHQVSGTSVSEAEINVSSNNNGQFFQSLNKDQYGQLMTMFANHLSSTMTRPHDSSNTSHSSGTCLSISVPHSLMSSSSWIMDSGASRHICSNPKDFISMRPIQNSVVTLPNHTHVSVASYGDVKISDTLIIRDVLFVPEFKFNLFSVGSFIAHNEVVISFFHDQFVIQDLSLKKMIGKGRRVENLYVLEATKASEFPTNTVSVQEWHNRLGHPSNNILECLQSRLNCQKVNFDNVKPCYICPLAKQRRLSFVSNHHMSASPFDLIHCDI; from the coding sequence ATGGTGATCTCGTGGATACTCAATTCTGTTTCAAAGGAAATATTAGCAAGTATTATTTTTGCGGAGTCAGCCTTGGAAATTTGGCAAGACCTCAAGGATCGATTTCAGCAGAGCAATGGCCCGAGAATTTTTCAACTAAGGCGTGAATTGATCAATCATCGTCAGGGCCAAACATCTGTAAGCGTATATTTCACGAAGCTTAAGACTATTTGGGAAGAACTTAACAATTTCAGACCTCAATGTGTTTGTGGAAACTGCTGTGAAGGGATTAAGAAACTCGAACTGCATCATCAAATGGATTATGTGCTAGCATTTTTTATGGGACTCAATGAGTCTTTCTCTCAGGTAAGAAGTCAGATTCTATTGATTGATCCTCTGCCTCCGATCAACAAAGTCTTCTCCATGATCGTCCAAGAAGAGAGACAACGTCAAATTGGTTCACAAGTTACACCCACATATTCGACTGATGGGATGACATTTGCAATCAAGGGAGAACCAACAAAATTCTCAAATGGAGAACCAACAAAATTCTCAGCTGAAAGTATGGGGTCTGTAGCCAAAGGTAAACCTCGTCCTAATTTCAGGAGCTATCCGAAGGAACGCCCTTTCTGCACCGCGTGTAACATGCATGGTCACACTCTGGATACTTGCTACAAGATACATGGTTATCCGCCGGGGTTTAAATCAAAGCCTCGACATCAATTTCCAACCCAAACTCATCAGATTCATCAAGTTTCAGGCACATCAGTCTCTGAGGCAGAAATCAATGTCAGTAGCAATAACAATGGACAATTCTTCCAGAGCCTGAACAAGGATCAATATGGTCAACTCATgaccatgtttgccaatcaTTTGTCCTCTACCATGACAAGGCCACACGATTCCTCTAATACATCACATTCTTCAGGTACATGTCTTTCCATTTCTGTCCCACATTCCCTAATGTCTTCATCGAGCTGGATAATGGATTCGGGAGCCTCAAGACATATCTGTTCAAATCCTAAAGATTTTATCTCTATGAGACCTATACAGAATTCTGTGGTTACTTTACCAAACCATACACATGTTAGTGTTGCGTCATATGGCGATGTCAAGATAAGTGATACCCTGATTATTCGAGATGTCTTATTCGTTCCAGAGTTCAAATTCAATCTGTTTTCTGTGGGGTCATTCATTGCACATAATGAGGTGGTTATAAGTTTCTTCCATGACCAGTTTGTGATCCAGGATCTCAGTCTCAAGAAGATGATTGGCAAGGGTAGAAGAGTGGAGAATCTATATGTTTTAGAAGCAACCAAGGCCTCTGAATTTCCCACAAACACGGTTTCAGTTCAAGAATGGCACAATCGCCTCGGACATCCTTCCAACAATATTTTGGAATGCTTACAAAGTCGACTTAATTGTCAAAAGGTTAATTTCGACAATGTCAAACCATGCTATATTTGTCCTTTAGCTAAACAAAGAAGGTTATCTTTTGTTTCAAACCATCACATGTCTGCATCTCCTTTTGATTTGATCCATTGTGATATTTAG